From the Paludibacterium paludis genome, one window contains:
- a CDS encoding Rpn family recombination-promoting nuclease/putative transposase — protein MATQRMPRCSVSDRRERYTFPMNTSHPHDAIFKQFMSDPATARDFLDIHLPPGLRGLCDLSSLRLEPGCFIEPDLRAFYSDILYALRADGRPGYISCVVEHQSRPEKLMAFRLIRYCLAAMQQHLRQGHDRLPLVIPLLFYHGTASPYPYSTHWLDLFEQPEVAALLYSQPFPLVDVTVLSGDDIMKHRRIALLELVRKHIRQRDMLELAEPIGFLLSLGLCSTEARASGRHPSSRTATSCQGRGSQNHSGNHGPDRTGIAAVAPLSADSRFPKPYPEKQMKKRRARIEPSPAVLFIPRLTAG, from the coding sequence ATGGCCACGCAACGCATGCCGCGCTGCAGCGTCAGCGACCGACGGGAAAGGTACACTTTCCCGATGAACACCTCTCACCCCCATGACGCGATCTTCAAGCAGTTCATGTCCGATCCGGCGACCGCCCGGGACTTCCTGGACATCCACCTGCCGCCGGGCTTGCGCGGCCTGTGCGATCTATCCAGCCTGCGCCTGGAACCGGGCTGCTTCATCGAGCCGGATCTGCGCGCTTTTTATTCCGACATTCTCTACGCGCTGCGCGCCGATGGCCGCCCTGGCTACATCTCTTGCGTCGTCGAGCACCAGTCCCGTCCGGAAAAACTGATGGCCTTCCGCCTGATCCGTTACTGTCTGGCCGCGATGCAACAGCATCTGCGCCAAGGCCACGATCGGCTGCCGCTGGTGATTCCCCTGCTGTTCTACCACGGCACCGCAAGTCCGTATCCGTACAGCACCCACTGGCTGGATCTGTTCGAGCAGCCCGAGGTGGCCGCCCTCCTTTACAGCCAGCCCTTCCCGCTGGTCGACGTCACAGTGCTGTCCGGCGACGACATTATGAAGCACCGGCGTATCGCATTGCTGGAACTCGTGCGAAAACACATCCGCCAGCGCGATATGCTGGAGTTGGCCGAGCCGATCGGGTTTCTCTTGAGCCTGGGACTTTGCAGTACAGAAGCGAGGGCGTCAGGAAGGCATCCTTCAAGTCGCACGGCAACTTCTTGCCAAGGGCGTGGATCGCAGAATCATTCAGGAAACCACGGGCCTGACCGAACAGGAATTGCTGCAGTTGCGCCACTGAGCGCAGACTCGCGATTCCCAAAACCGTATCCGGAAAAACAAATGAAAAAACGGCGAGCGCGGATTGAGCCGTCGCCCGCCGTTCTTTTCATTCCCCGTTTAACCGCAGGATAG
- the cyaY gene encoding iron donor protein CyaY: MTESEFLDLTDALLENLQNALDDQEIDVDYALNGGVLELAFDNGAKIIVNRHLPNREMWVAAKRGGFHYAFRDGQWVNTRDGSSLSDMLETLIGETAGAPFRFQA, from the coding sequence ATGACCGAATCCGAATTTCTCGATTTGACCGACGCGCTTCTGGAAAACCTGCAAAACGCGCTCGACGACCAGGAGATCGACGTCGATTACGCGCTCAATGGCGGGGTGCTTGAACTCGCGTTCGACAATGGCGCGAAAATCATCGTCAACCGGCACCTGCCCAACCGGGAGATGTGGGTCGCGGCCAAACGCGGCGGCTTTCACTATGCCTTCCGGGACGGACAATGGGTGAATACCCGTGACGGTTCGTCGCTGTCGGACATGCTGGAAACCCTGATCGGCGAGACGGCCGGCGCGCCTTTCCGCTTTCAGGCATGA
- a CDS encoding GNAT family N-acetyltransferase yields MNVSIRRLDRTDSGDLALLVALTDAYARDAAGGGNGLSAHARAHLGQAFAAHPSTFALVAEEGGEALGHALCFLGFSSFYAAPTAMLHDLSVLPAARGRGIGRLLMLAVEEEGRRRGCAKAMLEVRDDNTVARKLYETSGYEVSGLGGSLYRMMEKVL; encoded by the coding sequence ATGAACGTCTCGATCCGGCGGCTTGACCGGACCGATTCCGGTGATCTGGCGCTGCTTGTCGCCTTGACCGACGCCTATGCGCGGGATGCCGCGGGCGGTGGAAACGGGCTTTCGGCCCACGCCAGAGCCCATCTGGGGCAGGCGTTCGCCGCCCACCCCTCGACCTTCGCGCTGGTGGCCGAAGAGGGAGGGGAAGCGCTCGGCCATGCCTTGTGCTTTTTGGGGTTTTCCAGTTTCTACGCCGCGCCCACGGCGATGCTGCACGATCTGTCGGTATTGCCCGCGGCGCGCGGGCGCGGCATCGGACGCCTCCTGATGCTGGCCGTCGAGGAAGAAGGACGCCGACGCGGCTGCGCCAAGGCGATGCTGGAAGTGCGCGACGACAACACCGTGGCGCGCAAGCTTTATGAAACCTCCGGCTATGAGGTCAGCGGTCTTGGCGGTTCGCTCTACCGGATGATGGAAAAGGTGCTCTGA
- a CDS encoding pyridoxal phosphate-dependent aminotransferase translates to MTRYARHLAAQRIANPFPGIVRLEKAIGGPITARIGSNESLPLEGSPLETLFGEAVAELARLYPDPYAHRLREQAAAANGTAPDTIVFDTGADSLILLALRLFCSAGDRVVCTAGTYPTFGYFARGQGLAIIETDYLDRLTSPRVDLDAMAEAAGRHDARLVYLANPDNPTGHAWDMATLRAFRRALPADTLLLLDEAYRDFCDDADSDNGPIDGVIRLRTLSKAFALAGLRVGYAIAPAQWVERADEIRPQYALSSIAQVAAQAALDHPAHSKQLIARTLALKNDLAHILSSHGLRVLPSATNFLAICYDTPDEAARRQKALLAQGIAVHRPPHEATAHLLRVTVHPHSFEPAVIEGLTLR, encoded by the coding sequence GTGACACGCTACGCCCGCCATCTCGCTGCGCAACGCATTGCCAACCCTTTTCCCGGCATCGTCCGTCTGGAAAAGGCCATCGGCGGGCCGATCACCGCGCGCATCGGCTCCAACGAGAGCCTGCCGCTGGAAGGCTCTCCACTGGAAACGCTGTTCGGCGAGGCGGTGGCGGAACTGGCGCGGCTGTATCCGGACCCTTACGCGCACCGGTTGCGTGAGCAGGCCGCCGCGGCCAATGGCACGGCCCCGGACACCATCGTGTTCGACACCGGGGCCGACAGCCTGATCCTGCTCGCATTGCGGCTGTTCTGCTCGGCGGGCGACCGCGTCGTGTGCACGGCAGGGACCTATCCGACCTTCGGTTACTTCGCGCGCGGACAGGGCCTCGCGATCATCGAAACAGACTATCTTGACCGCTTGACCTCGCCCCGCGTCGATCTGGATGCGATGGCGGAAGCGGCCGGACGCCACGATGCGCGGCTGGTTTACCTCGCCAACCCGGACAACCCGACCGGCCACGCCTGGGACATGGCGACGCTCCGCGCCTTCCGCCGCGCCCTGCCGGCGGATACCCTACTGTTGCTGGATGAAGCCTACCGCGACTTTTGCGATGATGCCGACAGCGATAACGGCCCCATCGATGGCGTGATCCGGCTGCGGACCCTGTCCAAGGCCTTCGCGCTCGCCGGCCTGCGTGTCGGGTATGCGATCGCGCCTGCGCAATGGGTGGAACGCGCCGATGAAATCCGCCCGCAGTACGCGCTCTCGTCGATCGCCCAGGTCGCGGCGCAAGCCGCGCTCGATCATCCCGCGCATTCGAAACAGCTTATCGCGCGCACGCTGGCGCTGAAGAATGATCTCGCGCATATTCTGAGCTCGCACGGCCTCAGGGTGCTGCCATCGGCCACCAATTTTCTGGCGATCTGCTACGACACGCCGGACGAGGCCGCGCGACGGCAAAAAGCGCTGCTCGCCCAGGGCATCGCCGTGCATCGCCCGCCCCACGAGGCGACGGCCCACCTGCTGCGCGTCACCGTCCATCCACACTCCTTCGAGCCGGCCGTGATCGAAGGGTTGACCTTGCGATAG
- the lptM gene encoding LPS translocon maturation chaperone LptM yields the protein MRTLFALLFTLAALTACGYKGPLYLPAQTDAKPAAAKPAPATASQPKADASGVK from the coding sequence ATGAGAACGCTGTTCGCCCTTCTCTTCACCCTCGCCGCGCTGACGGCCTGCGGCTACAAGGGCCCCTTGTACCTTCCCGCGCAAACCGATGCCAAACCGGCCGCGGCCAAACCCGCTCCCGCCACGGCAAGCCAACCCAAAGCCGACGCTTCGGGGGTCAAATGA